From the Desulfovibrio sp. JY genome, one window contains:
- a CDS encoding PTS sugar transporter subunit IIA, with protein MRLEDYLQPDFVIGELVSESKPDVLAELIAPMKARWPDFDDVRARQVLLDRENLGTTGIGDGVAIPHGKMENLEQIVIVVGRSLKGVNFDALDFKPCRIFFLVLAPEHVAGLHLRILAHISRLLSDESFRHAFMSAENDAALWQVLTAAA; from the coding sequence ATGCGTCTTGAGGATTATCTCCAACCCGATTTCGTCATCGGGGAACTTGTGTCCGAGTCCAAACCCGACGTGCTGGCCGAACTGATCGCCCCGATGAAGGCCAGATGGCCCGATTTCGACGATGTCCGGGCGCGCCAGGTGCTGCTTGACCGGGAGAACCTCGGCACCACGGGGATCGGCGACGGCGTCGCCATTCCCCATGGCAAGATGGAGAACCTCGAGCAGATCGTCATTGTCGTCGGCCGCAGCCTCAAGGGCGTCAACTTCGATGCGCTGGATTTCAAGCCCTGCCGCATCTTCTTTCTCGTCCTTGCCCCGGAGCACGTGGCGGGCCTGCACCTGCGCATCCTGGCCCACATCTCCCGCCTGCTGTCCGACGAATCCTTCCGGCACGCCTTCATGAGCGCCGAAAACGACGCCGCCCTGTGGCAGGTGCTCACGGCCGCCGCCTGA
- the rpoN gene encoding RNA polymerase factor sigma-54 produces the protein MALELRQQLKLSQQLVMTPQLQQAIKLLQLSRLELLESVQQELLENPLLEESIDEDRQPESTMAEDNLGPSGDSSEVAMEKELLKNAEWDDYLGDFASTGRQAQSRESEIPEEGMAFDARLASKPSLEGHIGWQMRLSNFTPKQLEIGETIVGSLNSSGYLCASLEELAQMATTSVEAVEEVLHRLQRFDPVGVAARTPSECLLTQIEVFGYEDTILIELVRDHLEDLEKKRYKPLAKKFHITMEKLKEYLELIQTLNPMPGASYGSGDPIYVSPDAFVYKYGEDFVILLNEEGMPRLNVNMTYMEGLNPKADKDKDYLQDKMRSAMWLMKSLYQRQRTLYKVLESILKFQREFFEHGVTRLRPLILKDVADDISMHESTVSRITSNKYVATPHGIYELKFFFNSSLDLDDGGTVGSESVKAMIKRIIAGENAKKPISDEAIADMLKEELQINIARRTVAKYRTAMGIESSSKRKEIF, from the coding sequence ATGGCCCTGGAACTGCGACAGCAGCTCAAATTGTCCCAGCAGTTGGTGATGACTCCCCAACTGCAGCAAGCCATCAAGCTCCTGCAGCTGTCCCGGCTGGAGCTCCTGGAGAGCGTGCAGCAGGAACTTCTGGAAAATCCCCTTCTCGAGGAATCCATAGACGAAGATCGGCAGCCCGAATCCACGATGGCCGAGGACAACCTCGGTCCAAGCGGCGACAGCAGCGAAGTGGCCATGGAAAAGGAGCTGCTGAAAAACGCCGAGTGGGACGACTACCTCGGCGATTTCGCCAGCACCGGCCGGCAAGCCCAGTCCCGCGAATCCGAAATCCCCGAGGAGGGCATGGCCTTCGACGCAAGGCTTGCCTCCAAGCCCTCCCTGGAAGGGCATATCGGCTGGCAGATGCGCCTGTCCAATTTTACGCCGAAGCAACTCGAGATCGGCGAGACCATCGTCGGCAGCCTCAATTCCTCGGGCTATCTCTGCGCCTCCCTCGAGGAGCTGGCCCAGATGGCCACCACGAGCGTCGAGGCGGTGGAGGAGGTGCTGCACCGTCTCCAGCGCTTCGATCCGGTGGGCGTGGCCGCCCGCACCCCCAGCGAATGCCTGCTGACCCAGATCGAGGTCTTCGGCTACGAGGACACCATCCTTATCGAGCTCGTGCGCGACCACCTCGAGGACCTGGAAAAAAAGCGCTACAAGCCGCTGGCCAAAAAATTTCACATCACCATGGAGAAGCTCAAGGAATACCTGGAGCTGATCCAGACGCTCAATCCCATGCCCGGGGCCAGCTATGGTTCGGGCGACCCCATCTATGTGAGCCCCGACGCCTTTGTCTACAAGTACGGCGAGGACTTCGTCATACTGTTAAACGAAGAGGGCATGCCCCGGCTCAACGTCAACATGACCTACATGGAAGGGCTCAATCCGAAGGCGGACAAGGATAAGGATTACCTGCAAGACAAGATGCGCTCGGCCATGTGGCTGATGAAAAGCCTTTATCAGCGCCAGCGCACGCTCTACAAGGTCCTGGAGAGCATACTCAAGTTCCAGCGGGAGTTTTTCGAGCACGGCGTGACGCGGCTGCGGCCGTTGATCCTGAAAGACGTGGCCGACGACATCAGCATGCACGAATCCACGGTCAGCCGCATCACGTCCAACAAATACGTGGCCACGCCTCACGGCATTTACGAACTGAAGTTTTTTTTCAACAGTTCCCTGGACCTCGACGACGGTGGGACGGTAGGGTCGGAATCGGTTAAGGCCATGATCAAGCGCATCATCGCCGGCGAGAACGCCAAGAAACCCATCAGCGACGAGGCCATTGCCGACATGCTCAAGGAAGAGCTGCAAATCAACATCGCCCGCCGTACCGTGGCCAAATATCGCACGGCCATGGGCATCGAATCCTCGTCCAAGCGCAAGGAAATTTTCTGA
- a CDS encoding CTP synthase: MKTKFIFVTGGVLSSLGKGLAAASIGALLQARGLKVTIQKLDPYINVDPGTMNPFQHGEVYVTDDGAETDLDLGHYERFLGVPMSQNNNYTSGRVYFSVIQKERRGDYLGGTVQVIPHITDEIKRAILGVAGDEDVAIIEIGGTVGDIEGQPFLEAIRQLRMDLGRENVLYIHLTLVPYLRVAGEVKTKPTQHSVKELRSIGIQPDIIICRSEVDLTRDLKEKIALFCDVDADAVFTAVDVKDIYELPLNLYNEGVDQKIAILLRLPAKNADLGAWRAMVHRLDNPAGTVSIAIVGKYVDLKEAYKSLHEALVHAGGLAGVSIRFVYVNSEDVTRENAAGHFKGIDGILVPGGFGSRGVEGKIAAIEYARVQGIPFFGICLGMQCAVIEYARHVLGLAGANSEEFDLTTSDPVIYLMREWYDFRTKKIERRDPSCDKGGTMRLGAYPCVVKPDTNAAEAYGAGEISERHRHRYEFNKAYAAAFEESGMVLSGLSPDGELVEMVELPEHPWFLGCQFHPEFKSSPMKPHPLFREFVMAAKRQQGK; encoded by the coding sequence ATGAAGACCAAATTTATTTTCGTTACGGGGGGGGTGCTGTCCTCCCTGGGCAAGGGGCTGGCCGCCGCCTCCATTGGGGCGCTGCTCCAGGCCCGGGGGCTTAAGGTCACCATCCAAAAGCTCGATCCCTACATCAACGTCGATCCCGGCACCATGAACCCCTTCCAGCACGGCGAGGTGTACGTCACCGACGACGGGGCCGAAACCGACCTCGACCTCGGGCATTACGAGCGCTTTCTCGGCGTGCCCATGAGCCAGAACAACAACTACACCTCGGGCCGGGTCTATTTCAGCGTCATCCAGAAGGAGCGCCGGGGCGACTATCTGGGCGGCACGGTGCAGGTGATCCCGCACATCACCGACGAGATCAAGCGGGCCATCCTCGGCGTCGCCGGCGACGAGGACGTGGCCATCATCGAGATCGGCGGCACGGTGGGCGACATCGAGGGCCAGCCGTTTCTGGAGGCCATCCGCCAGCTGCGCATGGACCTCGGCCGGGAAAACGTCCTTTATATCCATCTGACGCTCGTGCCGTATTTGCGCGTGGCCGGCGAGGTGAAGACCAAGCCCACCCAGCACAGCGTCAAGGAACTGCGCTCCATAGGCATTCAGCCCGACATCATCATCTGCCGCAGCGAAGTGGACCTGACGCGGGACCTCAAGGAAAAGATAGCGCTTTTTTGCGACGTGGACGCCGACGCCGTGTTTACGGCCGTGGACGTGAAGGACATCTACGAGCTGCCGCTCAATCTCTACAACGAAGGCGTGGACCAGAAGATCGCCATACTGCTGCGCCTGCCCGCGAAAAACGCCGACCTGGGCGCCTGGCGCGCCATGGTCCACCGCCTGGACAACCCCGCCGGCACGGTGTCCATCGCCATCGTCGGCAAGTACGTGGACCTCAAGGAGGCATACAAGAGCCTGCACGAGGCGCTGGTGCACGCGGGCGGCCTCGCCGGCGTGTCGATTCGTTTCGTGTACGTCAATTCCGAGGACGTCACCCGGGAAAACGCGGCCGGGCATTTTAAGGGCATCGACGGCATCCTGGTCCCGGGCGGCTTCGGCTCGCGCGGGGTCGAGGGCAAGATCGCGGCCATCGAATACGCGCGTGTCCAGGGCATCCCCTTTTTCGGCATTTGTCTCGGCATGCAGTGCGCGGTCATCGAATACGCCCGCCACGTGCTGGGGCTTGCCGGAGCCAATTCCGAGGAATTCGACCTGACCACCAGCGATCCCGTCATCTACCTCATGCGGGAATGGTACGACTTCCGCACGAAAAAAATCGAACGCCGCGACCCTTCCTGCGACAAGGGCGGCACCATGCGCCTGGGCGCGTACCCCTGCGTGGTCAAGCCCGACACCAACGCCGCCGAGGCCTACGGCGCCGGCGAGATTTCCGAGCGCCATCGCCATCGCTACGAGTTCAACAAGGCCTACGCCGCCGCGTTCGAAGAGAGCGGAATGGTTTTAAGCGGCCTGTCCCCGGACGGGGAACTTGTGGAAATGGTGGAGCTGCCCGAGCATCCCTGGTTCCTCGGCTGCCAGTTCCATCCGGAATTCAAAAGCAGCCCCATGAAGCCCCATCCGCTCTTTCGGGAGTTCGTGATGGCGGCCAAGCGCCAGCAGGGGAAGTAA
- the raiA gene encoding ribosome-associated translation inhibitor RaiA, with product MNITFNFKNFEPSDHLRDYARKRFEKLAKYTVATDASELQVNLAVEKTRQMADVIFLADNMHISAHEASEDMYSTIDLILDKVEAQAKKFREKQKDRRRQKAEVVHTQVISISEDAAGARTPTIVQTDDYEPKPMAVEEAAMQLESLKYEFMVFINSETDRPNVIYRLRNGDFGLIDPGTGA from the coding sequence ATGAACATTACCTTTAATTTCAAGAACTTCGAGCCCTCGGATCATTTGCGCGACTACGCCCGCAAGCGTTTTGAGAAGCTCGCCAAATATACCGTCGCCACCGACGCCTCGGAGTTGCAGGTCAATTTGGCCGTGGAAAAAACCCGCCAGATGGCCGACGTCATCTTCCTGGCCGACAACATGCACATCTCGGCCCACGAAGCCTCCGAGGACATGTACTCCACCATCGACTTGATCCTTGACAAAGTCGAGGCGCAGGCCAAGAAGTTCCGCGAGAAGCAAAAGGACCGCCGCCGCCAGAAGGCCGAGGTCGTCCATACCCAGGTCATCAGCATCAGCGAGGATGCCGCCGGGGCGCGGACGCCCACCATCGTCCAGACCGACGACTACGAGCCCAAGCCCATGGCCGTGGAAGAGGCGGCCATGCAGCTTGAAAGCCTCAAATACGAGTTCATGGTGTTCATCAACTCCGAAACCGACCGGCCCAATGTCATCTACCGTCTGCGCAACGGCGACTTCGGCCTCATTGATCCTGGAACGGGAGCATAA
- the gluQRS gene encoding tRNA glutamyl-Q(34) synthetase GluQRS codes for MTVTRFAPSPTGFLHLGHAFSALTAFCAAREAGGRFLLRIEDIDPVRCKPAYAQAMLDDLHWLGLTWEEPVRVQSAHMADYAAALDLLRARGLMYPCFCTRREIGELAAPQENDDVGPIYPGTCRNLSESDRAALARTRPCVWRLDMARACAQAGELTWNDAARGEIRAAPARFGDVVLARKDVLTSYHLSVTVDDALQGVTLVTRGEDLFAATDIHRLLQALLDLPTPRYRHHPLLRDATGRRYAKRDKSLTLRALREAGKTPAAVREMAGFPRFPL; via the coding sequence ATGACTGTCACCCGTTTCGCGCCGAGCCCCACCGGTTTTCTGCACCTGGGGCACGCCTTTTCGGCGCTCACCGCCTTTTGCGCGGCGCGGGAAGCCGGCGGACGTTTCTTGCTGCGCATCGAGGACATCGACCCCGTGCGCTGCAAGCCGGCCTACGCCCAGGCGATGCTCGACGATTTGCACTGGCTGGGGCTGACCTGGGAGGAGCCCGTGCGAGTCCAGTCCGCGCATATGGCGGATTACGCGGCGGCGCTTGACCTTCTTCGCGCAAGGGGCCTCATGTATCCCTGCTTTTGCACGCGCCGCGAAATCGGGGAACTCGCCGCACCCCAGGAAAACGACGACGTCGGCCCCATTTATCCGGGCACCTGCCGCAACCTGTCCGAATCCGACCGCGCGGCGCTTGCCCGAACGCGCCCCTGCGTCTGGCGGCTGGACATGGCCCGGGCCTGCGCCCAGGCGGGCGAACTGACCTGGAACGACGCGGCGCGGGGGGAAATACGGGCCGCCCCAGCCCGTTTTGGCGATGTCGTGCTGGCCCGCAAGGACGTTTTGACAAGCTACCATCTCAGTGTCACGGTCGACGACGCCTTGCAGGGTGTCACCCTTGTCACCCGAGGCGAGGACTTGTTCGCGGCCACGGATATCCATCGTCTGTTGCAGGCTCTGTTGGATCTGCCGACGCCCCGTTACCGCCATCATCCGCTTTTGCGCGATGCGACGGGCCGCCGCTATGCCAAGCGCGACAAGTCCCTGACGCTGCGCGCCCTGCGTGAAGCCGGAAAAACACCGGCTGCGGTGCGCGAGATGGCCGGCTTTCCCCGCTTTCCTCTTTGA
- a CDS encoding HAD-IIIA family hydrolase yields the protein MTHDATLAASRAGDIALLVLDVDGVLTDGGLYVDGRGEIAKRFHAQDGLGIKAAQIAGIAVAVISGLDSPAVAARIKELGIAEYHPGHYRKVPILRAIWERTGITPGQTAYLGDDWVDAGPMGLVGLPMAVADAQPEIADLALWMTTRNGGQGAVREAIRFILNASGRLAAAYDWFLRER from the coding sequence GTGACGCACGACGCCACGCTTGCCGCGTCCAGGGCCGGGGATATCGCCCTGCTCGTGCTGGATGTGGACGGGGTTCTGACCGACGGCGGGCTCTACGTCGACGGCCGGGGGGAGATCGCCAAGCGGTTTCATGCCCAGGACGGGCTCGGCATCAAGGCGGCCCAGATCGCCGGCATCGCCGTGGCGGTCATAAGCGGCCTGGACAGCCCGGCCGTGGCCGCCCGCATAAAAGAGCTCGGCATCGCCGAATACCATCCCGGCCATTACCGCAAGGTGCCGATTCTGCGCGCCATATGGGAGCGTACCGGCATCACTCCGGGGCAAACGGCCTACCTCGGCGACGACTGGGTGGACGCCGGCCCCATGGGGCTTGTCGGCCTGCCCATGGCCGTGGCCGACGCCCAACCGGAAATTGCCGACCTCGCCCTTTGGATGACGACCCGGAACGGCGGGCAGGGCGCGGTGCGCGAGGCCATCCGGTTTATCCTGAACGCTTCCGGACGGCTTGCGGCCGCGTACGACTGGTTCCTGCGGGAACGGTAA
- the tadA gene encoding tRNA adenosine(34) deaminase TadA, translating into MALQPARRFAAGVVDTPPAPPGWDSFEAVMALALEKAREAAAQGEAPVGAVVLSAAGELLGAAGNAPITRHDPTAHAEILVLRQAAAHVGNYRLPGSIMVVTLEPCVMCLGAMIHARVGLLVYGASDPRTGAIASMLPGPDLPFFNHRFDVVSGVLKDSCGGLLRDFFRERRSQSAGKDSE; encoded by the coding sequence ATGGCCCTGCAACCGGCCCGTCGATTTGCCGCCGGCGTTGTCGACACGCCCCCTGCCCCGCCGGGCTGGGACAGCTTCGAGGCGGTGATGGCGCTTGCCCTGGAAAAAGCCCGGGAAGCGGCCGCCCAGGGCGAAGCGCCGGTCGGCGCGGTGGTGCTCTCGGCGGCGGGCGAACTGCTCGGCGCGGCCGGCAATGCGCCCATTACGCGCCACGACCCGACGGCCCACGCCGAGATCCTGGTCCTGCGCCAGGCCGCGGCCCACGTCGGCAATTACCGTCTGCCGGGCTCGATTATGGTCGTGACCCTGGAGCCGTGCGTCATGTGCCTGGGGGCCATGATCCACGCCCGGGTGGGCCTGCTCGTCTACGGGGCCTCCGACCCGCGCACCGGAGCCATCGCCTCGATGCTGCCCGGTCCGGACCTGCCTTTTTTCAACCACCGCTTCGATGTGGTGTCCGGGGTGCTTAAGGACAGCTGCGGCGGGCTGTTGCGGGACTTCTTCCGGGAGCGACGCAGCCAGTCGGCTGGCAAAGACAGCGAATAA
- a CDS encoding cupin domain-containing protein — MDKINLAEKFGLFDGYWDPKIIGECNDAHIKLAKLKGTFDWHHHENEDELFFVVAGRLTIHFRDRSIDLGPGELIVIPKGMDHCPEARQEVRVMLIEPKGTLNTGNVVTEKTRATLARI, encoded by the coding sequence ATGGACAAAATCAATCTTGCGGAAAAGTTCGGACTTTTCGACGGCTACTGGGACCCGAAAATCATCGGGGAATGTAACGACGCCCACATCAAGCTGGCCAAGCTCAAAGGGACCTTCGACTGGCACCACCACGAAAATGAAGACGAACTGTTTTTCGTGGTGGCCGGCCGGTTGACCATCCATTTCCGAGACCGCTCCATCGACCTCGGCCCAGGGGAGCTCATCGTCATCCCCAAGGGGATGGACCACTGCCCCGAGGCGCGGCAGGAAGTCCGGGTCATGCTCATCGAGCCCAAAGGGACACTGAATACCGGCAATGTCGTGACGGAAAAGACCCGGGCCACGTTGGCGCGTATTTGA
- a CDS encoding phosphoribosylformylglycinamidine synthase subunit PurQ — protein MAQVRTLVITGYGTNCEVESAHAARMAGSDVTDIVFFSDIIAGRTRIDAYNFLIFPGGFLDGDDLGAAQAAAVRWKHAQTAAGESLLGQLKTFFEAGGLILGICNGFQLLVKLGLLPALGGDYFARQVSLANNDSARFEDRWVTLAANPASPCVFTRGVVRLDLPVRHGEGKLVPMSPAVLDDLVRTGAVALTYADPASGAATMEYPANPNGSPHAIAGLTDPSGRILGLMPHPEAFNHPTNHPGYTRGEHPMLGTVLFENAVAHLRASAE, from the coding sequence ATGGCGCAGGTGCGCACCCTCGTGATCACCGGTTACGGCACCAACTGCGAAGTGGAATCGGCTCATGCCGCGCGCATGGCCGGTTCCGACGTCACGGACATCGTCTTCTTCTCCGACATCATCGCCGGCCGGACGCGGATCGACGCCTATAATTTTCTGATTTTTCCAGGCGGGTTTCTCGACGGCGACGATCTGGGCGCGGCCCAAGCCGCCGCAGTGCGTTGGAAACACGCCCAAACCGCGGCCGGCGAATCGCTGCTTGGACAATTGAAAACTTTTTTCGAAGCCGGCGGACTCATCCTCGGCATCTGCAACGGATTTCAGCTGCTGGTCAAGCTCGGGCTGCTGCCGGCCCTTGGCGGCGACTATTTCGCCCGGCAGGTGAGCCTGGCCAACAACGACTCGGCCCGGTTCGAGGACCGATGGGTGACGCTCGCCGCCAATCCGGCCAGCCCCTGCGTGTTCACCCGGGGCGTCGTGCGCCTGGATCTGCCCGTGCGCCACGGCGAAGGCAAGCTCGTGCCCATGTCCCCGGCCGTGCTCGACGACCTCGTGCGCACCGGGGCCGTGGCCCTGACCTACGCCGACCCGGCCTCGGGCGCGGCCACCATGGAATACCCGGCCAACCCCAACGGTTCGCCCCACGCCATCGCCGGCCTGACCGACCCCTCCGGGCGCATTCTGGGACTCATGCCCCATCCCGAGGCCTTCAACCACCCCACCAACCATCCGGGCTATACCCGGGGCGAACACCCCATGCTCGGCACCGTGCTGTTCGAAAACGCCGTGGCCCATCTGCGCGCTTCGGCCGAGTAA